The following proteins are co-located in the Castanea sativa cultivar Marrone di Chiusa Pesio chromosome 8, ASM4071231v1 genome:
- the LOC142607932 gene encoding uncharacterized protein LOC142607932, protein MEPIGVGAHGEEQFLGLGKDRVQLKVTELKGGTGSQDGLESLPRSISARPHLMEIANQPSLSPSEHVIVCFSSCPLKRIDPALRSGQRVVDERDEGEVDMLLCDQLEAAVMPIEDMHCEEEALR, encoded by the exons ATGGAGCCGATCGGTGTAGGAGCTCATGGGGAGGAGCAGTTTCTTGGCTTGGGTAAGGATCGTGTTCAGCTGAAGGTGACTGAGCTTAAGGGAGGAACCGGTAGTCAGGATGGTTTGGAGAGCTTACCGAGGTCTATTTCAGCAAGACCGCACCTGATGGAGATTGCGAATCAGCCTAGCTTAAGTCCCTCGGAGCATGTCATCGTGTGCTTTTCTTCTTGTCCCCTGAAGCGGATTGACCCGGCACTCCGATCAGGACAAAGGGTCGTGGATGAGAGGGATGAGGGAGAGGTTGACATGCTTCTTTGTGACCAGCTGGAGGCAGCCGTAATGCCTATTGAGGACATGCACTGTGAGGAAGAAG CTCTCAGGTGA